A window of the Pseudomonas furukawaii genome harbors these coding sequences:
- the phoR gene encoding phosphate regulon sensor histidine kinase PhoR — translation MNQDWRGVVIRRLLLLIGACLLAGLATGQYAWALVIGLGAYLGWTLAQLLRLYTWLKEHQPDEPPPDGYGLWGEVFDSIYHLQRRDQRVRGRLQAVIDRVQESTAALKDAVVMLDSEGNLDWWNRAAETLLGLKTPQDSGQPVTNLIRHPRFKEYFENGNYQEPLDLPSPVNDRVRLQFHITQYGNSEHLMLVRDVTRLHQLEQMRKDFVANVSHELRTPLTVIAGYLETLLDNVEDVNPRWTRALQQMSQQGKRMQNLLNDLLLLAKLEATDYPSDNQPVAVDLLLLQIKADAIALSGNRHHRISLEADHNYKLKGSEAELRSAFSNLVFNAVKYTPDEGEIRIRWWGDESGAHLAVQDSGIGIETRHLPRLTERFYRVDSSRNSNTGGTGLGLAIVKHVLIRHRGRLDISSVLNHGSTFTCHFPTSQVVRRA, via the coding sequence GTGAATCAAGACTGGCGCGGCGTAGTCATCCGCCGCCTGCTGCTGCTGATCGGTGCCTGCCTGCTGGCGGGCCTGGCCACCGGCCAATACGCCTGGGCCCTGGTCATCGGCCTCGGCGCCTACCTGGGCTGGACCCTGGCGCAATTGCTGCGCCTGTACACCTGGCTCAAGGAGCACCAGCCGGACGAACCGCCACCGGATGGCTACGGCCTCTGGGGCGAGGTGTTCGACAGCATCTACCACCTCCAGCGCCGCGATCAGCGGGTGCGCGGTCGCCTGCAGGCGGTGATCGACCGGGTGCAGGAATCCACTGCCGCCCTCAAGGACGCCGTGGTGATGCTCGACAGCGAGGGCAACCTGGACTGGTGGAACCGCGCCGCGGAAACCCTCCTGGGCCTGAAGACCCCCCAGGACAGCGGCCAGCCGGTGACCAACCTGATCCGCCATCCGCGCTTCAAGGAATATTTCGAGAACGGCAACTACCAGGAACCCCTGGACCTGCCCTCACCGGTGAACGACCGCGTGCGCCTGCAGTTCCACATCACCCAGTACGGCAACAGCGAGCACCTGATGCTGGTGCGCGACGTCACCCGGCTCCACCAGCTGGAACAGATGCGCAAGGACTTCGTCGCCAACGTCTCCCACGAACTGCGCACGCCGCTGACGGTGATCGCCGGCTACCTGGAGACCCTGCTGGACAATGTCGAGGACGTGAACCCGCGCTGGACCCGCGCGCTGCAGCAGATGAGCCAGCAGGGCAAGCGCATGCAGAACCTGCTCAACGACCTGCTGCTGCTGGCCAAGCTGGAAGCCACCGACTACCCCTCGGACAACCAGCCGGTGGCGGTGGACCTGCTGCTGCTGCAGATCAAGGCCGACGCCATCGCCCTGTCCGGCAACCGCCACCACCGCATCAGCCTGGAGGCGGACCACAACTACAAGCTCAAGGGCAGCGAGGCGGAGCTGCGCAGCGCCTTCTCCAACCTGGTGTTCAACGCGGTGAAGTACACCCCGGACGAAGGCGAGATCCGCATCCGCTGGTGGGGCGACGAATCCGGTGCCCACCTCGCCGTGCAGGACAGCGGCATCGGCATCGAGACCCGGCACCTGCCGCGCCTCACCGAGCGCTTCTACCGCGTGGACTCCAGCCGCAACAGCAACACCGGCGGCACCGGCCTGGGACTGGCCATCGTCAAGCACGTGCTGATCCGCCATCGCGGACGCCTGGACATCAGTTCGGTGCTCAACCACGGCAGCACCTTCACCTGCCACTTCCCCACCAGCCAGGTGGTCCGGCGCGCTTGA